From the genome of Papaver somniferum cultivar HN1 chromosome 2, ASM357369v1, whole genome shotgun sequence, one region includes:
- the LOC113353842 gene encoding heat shock 70 kDa protein 9, mitochondrial-like has protein sequence MAISVLLKAFTRRAQLPIVISSYESVFRNVNNPWVSSPLSKPFTSSRAYCSKPYHNDPVAEYVTETRKLPESNLTKVVFKYVRANDEYQEESTSLKPVTKVLEIPTGYRYSEFRHGDDVCYYNLGDFCYSLLMRYKEATESTTGKRVSEICLVEPSFFKERIRSIMDSAAVAQDVHRMINYFEKSEDIFPSHINSGAGSQLVINLAELFEIRIWEKITSGDKHVLETIVSELQSNGLDVTKDPAALQKIEEAVERAMTRMTNAIKLNLPVSAGEPDMSTTISWGKCDGLPVLRSVMFLPNLLVRRRQ, from the exons ATGGCGATTTCAGTACTTCTTAAAGCTTTTACTCGGCGTGCTCAGCTTCCCATTGTTATTTCTTCTTATGAATCT GTGTTTAGGAATGTTAACAACCCTTGGGTTAGTTCACCATTGAGCAAACCGTTCACAAGTAGTAGAGCATACTG CTCAAAACCATATCACAATGATCCAGTTGCGGAG TATGTGACAGAAACCAGGAAACTTCCCGAGTCCAACTTAACAAAGGTAGTTTTCAAGTATGTACGTGCGAATGATGAGTATCAAGAAGAAAGTACGTCCTTGAAGCCCGTAACAAAAGTACTTGAGATTCCCACGGGGTATAGATACTCTGAATTCAGACATGGAGATGATGTATGCTATTATAACTTGGGCGATTTTTGTTACTCCTTACTTATGCGATATAAGGAGGCCACAGAGTCAACCACTGGTAAAAGAGTATCAGAGATTTGTTTGGTAGAACCTTCATTTTTCAAAGAACGTATAAGAAGTATAATGGATAGTGCAGCTGTTGCTCAAGACGTACACCGCATGATTAATTATTTTGAGAAATCTGAAGACATTTTTCCAAGTCACATAAACTCAGGCGCTGGATCCCAACTCGTAATCAATCTTGCTGAATTATTTGAAATTCGTATTTGG GAAAAAATAACTAGCGGTGATAAGCACGTGCTGGAAACTATTGTGTCCGAGCTACAGAGTAATGGATTGGACGTGACAAAAGATCCAGCGGCGCTCCAGAAAATTGAGGAAGCAGTTGAGAGGGCAATGACTCGAATGACAAATGCGATCAAGCTTAATCTGCCGGTTTCTGCTGGTGAACCTGACATGAGTACGACTATCAGCTGGGGTAAATGTGATGGTCTGCCTGTATTGAGATCTGTCATGTTCCTCCCAAATTTGTTAGTACGCCGTAGACAGTGA